In Desulfobulbaceae bacterium, a single genomic region encodes these proteins:
- a CDS encoding efflux RND transporter permease subunit: protein MEKLIHFVLRSRLLMSVLGVLVLAAGWFSYQQLPVDAFPDVTPALVQVFTETEGLAPEEVEKYVTYPVETAMNGLPRLKEIRSISNFGLSVINIYFEEGTDIYFARQLVGERLQMAREQIPEGFGVPEMGPIATGLGQILFYVLEDEKGQRSPEEMREIQDWLIKFNLQTVAGVTEVLSLGGEVKQFQVRVRPADLLRYDLSIGEITEKVQANNGNVGAQFLVKNAEEYIIRSVGLAEKISDLERIVLKVQDGTPVYLEQVADVAIGGEIRRGLATMNGKGEVVVGMVLKLIGTNTSTVIADVKSKLAEINKVLPEGVKVVPYYDQATLVAKCVKTVTDSLIFGVILVTGVLLIFMGGIRASLVVALSIPFSIFFAFIMMKIFGISANLMSLGGLAIAIGMMVDATIVMVENVDRMLREAEPDDSRMAIVARACSEVGRPIIFAIVIIVIVFLPLFTLQGVEGKTFKPLAQTVALGMFGSLLYAMLLAPVASHILMRRPKLDASSGEVPKEAWVVRVMLLPYRPVVSLFVRYRSLAVGLAISMLVLGALVLPRLGSEFVPRLDEGDLLIRATMAPSISMEESRDTMLRFEKRLMSQFPEVTRVVSRVGRGEVGAHADPVNSAESFVSLKPQEQWTSAKTPDELYALISEAFESFPGAQFNVTQPIAAAVDELLTGTKAELAIKIFGPDMDILKEKAAEIEAVIRTIPGAADIQKDQVTGTPQLKISIDRQAIARYGINVEDVQDVIRVAVGGETAGQMFEGIRRFDITVRFAEEARKDADAIRHLLIAAPGGAKVPLDQLASIEEIVGPRQITRENNQRFITVQCNVRGRDIGSFVAEGQQALAEKVQMPTGYLVNWGGQFELQQEANKRLALVVPVTLLVILLLLFMNFGSLKNTFLILFNIPLALVGGLVALWLTGQNLSVPSSIGFIALFGIALENGMVLVTYLNQLLRDGVPVNEASIRGACLRLRPVLMTAITTALGLIPLLFSSGTGSEVQRPLATVVTGGLITSTILTLLVIPALYKWFSVQVEKEI, encoded by the coding sequence ATGGAAAAACTCATTCATTTTGTTCTGCGCAGTCGATTGCTGATGAGCGTACTCGGTGTACTGGTACTGGCCGCAGGCTGGTTCAGTTATCAACAATTGCCGGTCGATGCCTTTCCGGACGTCACCCCGGCCCTGGTCCAGGTTTTCACCGAAACCGAGGGTCTTGCCCCCGAGGAGGTGGAGAAATATGTCACCTATCCGGTAGAAACAGCCATGAACGGATTGCCTCGCCTTAAGGAAATCCGCTCAATATCAAATTTCGGCTTGTCAGTCATTAATATCTACTTTGAGGAAGGAACTGATATCTATTTTGCCCGGCAACTAGTTGGCGAGCGCTTGCAGATGGCTCGCGAACAGATTCCCGAAGGGTTTGGCGTCCCTGAAATGGGGCCGATTGCCACCGGCTTAGGACAAATTCTCTTCTATGTACTTGAAGATGAAAAGGGCCAGCGCTCCCCGGAAGAGATGCGAGAAATCCAGGATTGGCTGATCAAGTTTAATCTACAGACCGTGGCAGGCGTGACAGAGGTGCTCTCTCTCGGAGGAGAGGTTAAGCAGTTTCAGGTTCGCGTACGCCCCGCAGACTTGCTTCGCTACGACTTGAGCATTGGTGAGATAACGGAAAAAGTGCAGGCCAATAACGGCAACGTCGGAGCACAATTTCTGGTCAAGAACGCCGAAGAATATATTATTCGCTCAGTCGGTCTTGCTGAAAAAATTTCTGACTTGGAACGTATCGTACTTAAGGTGCAGGACGGGACGCCGGTCTACCTTGAGCAGGTGGCAGATGTGGCTATCGGCGGCGAAATTAGACGGGGGCTTGCCACCATGAACGGCAAGGGAGAAGTCGTAGTCGGTATGGTTCTCAAGCTGATCGGCACTAATACCTCCACGGTTATCGCCGACGTGAAGTCCAAACTTGCCGAAATCAACAAAGTTCTGCCCGAAGGGGTGAAGGTGGTTCCTTATTATGATCAGGCCACTTTGGTCGCCAAATGCGTGAAAACGGTAACTGACTCCCTAATTTTTGGTGTAATTTTGGTCACCGGGGTGCTCTTGATCTTCATGGGAGGGATACGGGCAAGCCTCGTAGTGGCCCTGTCCATCCCTTTTTCGATCTTCTTCGCCTTTATTATGATGAAGATCTTTGGGATCAGCGCCAATTTGATGTCTCTGGGCGGACTGGCCATTGCAATCGGTATGATGGTCGATGCCACCATCGTCATGGTTGAGAACGTTGACCGAATGCTGAGGGAGGCCGAGCCGGATGATTCTCGAATGGCAATTGTTGCTCGAGCTTGTAGCGAAGTGGGGCGCCCAATCATTTTTGCTATCGTTATTATCGTCATTGTCTTCTTACCACTGTTCACCTTGCAAGGAGTAGAGGGCAAGACCTTCAAGCCACTGGCGCAAACGGTGGCGTTGGGCATGTTTGGCTCACTGCTTTATGCCATGCTACTGGCACCGGTGGCATCCCATATACTGATGCGCCGTCCCAAGTTAGACGCTTCTTCCGGGGAAGTACCAAAGGAGGCTTGGGTTGTGCGTGTAATGTTGCTGCCCTATCGACCGGTAGTGAGCCTTTTCGTCCGATATCGGTCATTGGCAGTAGGGCTTGCGATATCCATGCTTGTCTTAGGTGCCTTGGTGCTACCGCGCCTCGGCTCAGAATTTGTGCCGCGTCTCGACGAGGGCGACCTATTGATTCGCGCCACCATGGCTCCGTCGATCTCCATGGAGGAGTCACGCGACACCATGCTACGATTTGAAAAACGACTGATGTCGCAGTTTCCGGAAGTGACACGAGTGGTTTCTCGAGTCGGCCGTGGTGAAGTCGGCGCTCACGCCGATCCGGTCAACAGCGCTGAATCATTTGTCTCATTAAAGCCACAAGAACAATGGACAAGTGCTAAGACACCCGATGAACTCTATGCCTTAATCAGCGAGGCTTTTGAGTCATTTCCCGGGGCCCAATTCAACGTCACGCAGCCTATCGCGGCGGCAGTCGACGAACTACTCACCGGCACCAAGGCCGAGTTGGCCATCAAAATATTTGGGCCTGACATGGACATCCTCAAGGAAAAAGCGGCTGAAATCGAGGCGGTTATCCGGACAATTCCCGGCGCCGCAGATATTCAAAAAGATCAGGTGACCGGGACGCCGCAGTTGAAAATTAGCATCGACCGTCAGGCCATCGCCCGTTACGGCATCAATGTCGAGGATGTGCAGGACGTCATCCGAGTCGCTGTGGGGGGTGAGACTGCCGGGCAGATGTTTGAAGGAATACGTCGTTTTGATATTACCGTGCGCTTCGCTGAGGAAGCACGGAAGGATGCCGATGCGATTCGCCACCTCCTGATCGCCGCCCCCGGCGGAGCCAAGGTGCCTCTCGATCAGCTTGCCTCCATTGAGGAAATTGTCGGACCGCGCCAGATCACCCGCGAAAATAACCAACGGTTCATCACCGTCCAATGTAATGTGCGAGGCCGTGACATTGGCTCTTTTGTTGCTGAAGGCCAGCAAGCCCTTGCAGAAAAAGTGCAAATGCCGACGGGCTACCTGGTCAATTGGGGAGGACAATTCGAACTACAGCAGGAGGCCAACAAACGCCTAGCTCTCGTGGTGCCAGTCACCTTGCTGGTTATTCTCCTTTTGTTGTTCATGAATTTCGGTTCGCTGAAAAACACCTTCCTCATTCTGTTTAATATCCCGTTGGCCCTGGTCGGTGGGTTAGTAGCATTGTGGCTCACCGGACAGAACCTTTCTGTACCCTCGTCGATTGGTTTTATTGCCTTGTTTGGCATTGCCCTGGAAAACGGCATGGTTCTGGTCACGTACCTCAATCAATTGCTTCGTGATGGGGTGCCGGTGAACGAGGCGTCGATTCGCGGGGCCTGTCTACGGCTGCGCCCAGTGCTGATGACTGCCATCACCACTGCTCTTGGTCTCATCCCTCTGCTGTTCAGCTCGGGAACCGGTAGCGAAGTACAGCGTCCCCTGGCAACGGTAGTAACCGGCGGGCTTATCACCTCTACTATCTTAACGTTGCTCGTGATTCCGGCCCTTTACAAGTGGTTTTCTGTTCAAGTGGAAAAGGAGATTTAA
- a CDS encoding P-II family nitrogen regulator: protein MKEIKAYIAKHKLNDVTRALHKIDGLSGMSVVERYGYGIGWAKAKESGLTDFHPGVKVEVICQDDLVEKVISAIEKAAHTGLKGDGKIYVSTIEQAVRISSGERGDGAV, encoded by the coding sequence ATGAAAGAGATCAAAGCGTACATTGCCAAACACAAGTTGAATGACGTTACCCGTGCGCTCCATAAGATCGATGGTTTGTCTGGCATGAGTGTTGTTGAGCGCTATGGCTATGGGATTGGTTGGGCCAAGGCAAAGGAGTCTGGGCTGACTGACTTTCACCCAGGGGTCAAAGTCGAGGTCATTTGCCAAGACGATCTGGTTGAAAAGGTAATCTCAGCCATTGAGAAGGCCGCGCATACCGGCCTCAAGGGCGATGGCAAAATCTACGTAAGCACCATTGAGCAAGCCGTACGAATCAGCAGCGGTGAACGCGGCGATGGAGCCGTTTAA
- the cadA gene encoding cadmium-translocating P-type ATPase, with amino-acid sequence MNRIQIERYDIDNLDCATCAAKIEQELKKTDGVEDAVLDFATLTLLLKATDTQKALAVISRIEPQVKFTRRDKGGNKQEAHDHSTASNYRKEIGIIITSGIIFVGHMVFENRFHALLWPWVEYVVVCTAYFLAGWNVFLGAIRSIRRGLLFDENVLMIIATVGAMAIHALSEAVGVMLFFKVGELLQNMAVSKARRSIRGVLAARPDRALVKNDSGFSEISPGQVKVGDIILVKPGEKVALDGEVVEGISQVDTSPLTGEPVPVQARPGDSVMAGTINTASALMVRVTKPFEASSIARVLELVESATARKAVTEKFITTFARYYTPAVVAIATIIAVVPPLLIADAQFTTWVYRALVILVISCPCALVVSIPLGYFGGIGWASRSGILVKGSMFIDVLASVKTVVFDKTGTLTRGVFMLDRVVTVNGFSADYLLQLTAAAELHSTHPIGKSIVAAMNAKGLAINEALVSDHVAIPGIGVSTVYEGKSITVGSDALLHKMGIDHEQCIVESTVAHVVVDNQYAGYIVIGDQLKADAKQAIRLLRQNGVDKIIMLTGDNESAAAHVAKDLELDQFHAGLLPEDKVRIFEQICAQEKSNGKVAFVGDGINDAPVLARADVGVAMGALGSDAAIETADVVLMTDSPAKMAEAIRIARHTRRIVWQNIALAFSVKGLFLLLGALGMASMWEAVFADMGTALLALLNASRVFRKVD; translated from the coding sequence ATGAACCGAATACAGATCGAGCGTTATGATATTGATAATTTGGACTGCGCTACCTGCGCTGCCAAAATTGAGCAAGAACTGAAAAAAACCGATGGGGTTGAGGACGCGGTTCTTGATTTCGCCACACTTACGTTACTTCTCAAAGCAACCGATACCCAAAAGGCTTTAGCGGTAATCAGCCGTATTGAACCGCAAGTCAAGTTCACGCGGAGAGACAAAGGAGGGAATAAGCAGGAAGCTCATGATCATTCAACGGCCAGCAATTATCGAAAAGAGATTGGAATTATAATTACTTCCGGCATCATTTTCGTCGGTCACATGGTGTTTGAAAACCGTTTTCACGCCCTGCTTTGGCCCTGGGTGGAATATGTAGTCGTATGCACAGCCTATTTTCTGGCAGGCTGGAATGTTTTCCTTGGAGCGATACGCTCGATTCGGCGAGGACTTTTATTCGACGAAAATGTACTAATGATTATTGCTACGGTAGGAGCTATGGCGATTCATGCTCTATCCGAGGCAGTCGGAGTGATGTTGTTTTTCAAAGTCGGAGAACTGCTACAAAATATGGCCGTATCCAAGGCGAGGCGGTCGATTCGCGGAGTTTTGGCCGCCAGGCCGGACCGAGCATTGGTGAAAAATGACAGCGGTTTTAGCGAAATATCTCCAGGTCAAGTCAAGGTGGGCGATATCATCTTGGTCAAACCGGGGGAAAAGGTTGCCCTTGACGGGGAGGTGGTAGAAGGGATCTCCCAGGTGGACACATCGCCGTTGACCGGCGAGCCGGTTCCAGTTCAAGCACGCCCCGGCGACTCCGTTATGGCGGGCACCATCAACACAGCCTCTGCCTTGATGGTGCGGGTGACAAAACCTTTTGAAGCGTCTTCCATCGCCCGGGTATTGGAGTTGGTGGAAAGCGCAACCGCCCGTAAGGCGGTCACCGAAAAGTTCATTACCACCTTTGCCCGCTATTACACCCCGGCAGTGGTGGCCATCGCCACGATAATTGCCGTAGTTCCACCCTTGCTGATAGCTGACGCCCAATTTACAACATGGGTCTACCGGGCGTTGGTGATACTGGTCATTTCCTGCCCGTGCGCACTGGTGGTCAGTATTCCCTTAGGCTATTTCGGCGGAATCGGTTGGGCCTCGCGTAGCGGAATTCTAGTCAAGGGGTCGATGTTTATCGATGTCCTTGCATCAGTAAAAACAGTTGTTTTTGATAAAACAGGCACATTGACTCGCGGAGTTTTTATGCTGGACAGGGTGGTTACAGTTAATGGCTTTTCTGCCGACTATCTCCTGCAATTGACTGCCGCTGCCGAACTGCACTCCACCCATCCCATCGGCAAATCTATCGTTGCCGCCATGAACGCCAAGGGGCTTGCCATCAACGAGGCGCTGGTAAGCGATCACGTCGCCATCCCTGGTATTGGAGTTAGTACCGTTTATGAGGGGAAGAGTATCACCGTTGGCAGTGACGCGCTTTTGCATAAAATGGGAATCGACCACGAACAATGCATTGTTGAAAGCACCGTGGCCCACGTGGTGGTAGATAATCAGTACGCCGGTTACATTGTGATCGGGGACCAGTTAAAAGCGGATGCCAAGCAAGCTATCCGCCTACTCCGGCAAAACGGCGTTGATAAAATTATCATGCTGACGGGGGATAATGAATCAGCGGCGGCACACGTGGCTAAGGACTTGGAACTGGATCAATTCCATGCCGGGTTACTCCCAGAGGATAAAGTCCGCATATTCGAACAGATTTGCGCCCAAGAAAAAAGCAACGGCAAGGTAGCCTTTGTGGGTGACGGGATCAACGACGCACCCGTCTTGGCTCGTGCTGATGTAGGCGTAGCCATGGGAGCCCTTGGCTCAGATGCCGCCATCGAAACCGCAGATGTAGTCCTAATGACCGATTCCCCTGCTAAAATGGCAGAAGCAATACGTATTGCTCGGCATACTCGCCGCATTGTCTGGCAAAACATTGCCTTGGCCTTTTCGGTTAAAGGCCTTTTTCTATTGTTGGGAGCCCTTGGGATGGCCTCCATGTGGGAGGCAGTATTTGCAGACATGGGCACCGCACTTCTCGCTCTGCTCAATGCCTCGCGAGTGTTTCGTAAAGTAGATTGA
- a CDS encoding disulfide bond formation protein B, translating into MTQSDQTSNRNWSLLFLCWVVASMSTLGSVFFSYVMEFAPCVLCWYQRICLFPLVIILAVGLFPFDKGVVRYSLPLAIAGWLTACYHNLLYSGIIPKSLTPCSKGVSCTEEYINLFGFLTIPMLSLLSFSAIIAILLILQRRISK; encoded by the coding sequence ATGACCCAATCAGATCAAACATCAAATCGAAACTGGTCTCTTCTTTTTCTTTGTTGGGTTGTGGCCAGCATGTCAACCTTGGGGAGTGTATTTTTCAGCTACGTAATGGAGTTTGCGCCCTGTGTGTTGTGTTGGTATCAGAGAATATGCTTGTTCCCTTTAGTTATCATTTTAGCAGTAGGCCTGTTTCCTTTTGACAAAGGAGTTGTGCGATATTCTCTCCCTCTAGCGATAGCGGGCTGGCTAACGGCATGTTATCATAACCTATTGTACTCAGGAATTATCCCGAAGAGTCTCACTCCATGCAGCAAGGGCGTTTCCTGCACCGAAGAATACATCAATCTTTTTGGTTTTCTCACAATACCAATGCTTTCGCTACTTTCATTTTCAGCAATCATCGCTATTTTACTTATCTTACAAAGGAGGATATCTAAATGA
- a CDS encoding disulfide bond formation protein DsbA, with protein sequence MKYVMFGITSLALFFVFVFASSYYKGYQAEKYGFMAKENATTFVREHSQTLGSDDAKVYLVEFMDPACETCAAFSPLVKKIIAANPGKIKLVLRYAPFHDGADYFVKILEAAKRQGKYWETLEVMYASQPNWASHHNPKPELIWQFLPQAGLDIEQIRKDMNDPAIAKLIEQDIADAKTLSVQKTPGFFVNGKPLQTFGYENLLQLIQAEIIANYPN encoded by the coding sequence ATGAAGTATGTAATGTTTGGCATTACAAGTCTTGCGTTGTTCTTTGTCTTTGTGTTTGCCAGTTCCTACTACAAGGGATATCAGGCTGAAAAATACGGATTCATGGCTAAAGAAAACGCTACAACTTTTGTCAGAGAGCACTCTCAAACGCTTGGGAGTGATGATGCGAAAGTCTATCTTGTTGAGTTTATGGACCCTGCCTGTGAAACCTGCGCAGCTTTTTCTCCCCTGGTGAAGAAAATCATCGCCGCGAATCCCGGCAAAATTAAACTTGTTCTTCGCTATGCCCCTTTTCATGATGGTGCTGATTATTTTGTCAAGATTCTTGAGGCAGCTAAAAGACAAGGGAAATATTGGGAGACCTTAGAGGTAATGTATGCGTCTCAACCAAACTGGGCCAGTCACCACAACCCGAAACCTGAACTGATTTGGCAATTTCTTCCTCAAGCTGGACTTGACATTGAACAAATCAGGAAAGATATGAATGATCCAGCAATTGCCAAACTCATTGAACAGGATATTGCCGATGCCAAAACGCTTAGTGTTCAGAAAACTCCAGGGTTCTTTGTTAACGGGAAACCCCTCCAGACTTTTGGTTACGAGAATTTGCTTCAATTGATTCAAGCTGAAATTATTGCCAATTATCCGAATTAA
- a CDS encoding TlpA family protein disulfide reductase, translating to MKKVSLLLLFCLSLLVFGCGQKPKVATIGEAAPDFTLVDRKGKTWTLSELKGQVVFVNFWATWCPPCREEMPSMQKLYTMLPGDKFKMLAILNKDDPALADSFAAKLGITMPILNDQQNTIGPKYGLTGVPETFIVDKQGILREKYIGPAQWDSPGVVQMLTNYISQ from the coding sequence ATGAAAAAAGTATCACTATTACTTTTGTTTTGTCTGTCTTTGCTTGTTTTTGGCTGTGGACAGAAGCCAAAGGTAGCTACAATTGGCGAGGCTGCACCGGATTTCACCCTTGTGGACAGAAAAGGTAAAACCTGGACACTTTCTGAGCTTAAGGGACAGGTAGTTTTTGTGAATTTCTGGGCAACCTGGTGCCCTCCTTGCCGCGAGGAAATGCCTTCAATGCAGAAACTTTACACAATGCTGCCAGGGGATAAATTTAAAATGCTGGCGATCTTAAATAAAGACGACCCAGCACTGGCGGATTCTTTTGCTGCAAAGCTTGGCATTACAATGCCAATCCTTAACGACCAACAGAATACAATTGGTCCCAAATATGGACTTACCGGAGTCCCTGAGACTTTTATTGTTGATAAGCAGGGTATCCTTAGAGAAAAATATATTGGCCCCGCACAATGGGACTCTCCTGGGGTCGTTCAAATGTTGACGAACTACATCAGCCAGTGA